The Candidatus Poribacteria bacterium genome segment GTTGAACAACAAGCTCTATCTCCTGGATCTGGAGACAAGAAAGCTCAAGCTGCTTTGTGAGATGAAATGGGGGATACAGTCCCCCGACGTCTCACCGGATGGGAGGTGGATCGTCTTCTCTTCAGGCAACGATAGGGAGGGAGTTCCTCCCTCATGGGAGCTTTATGTTTTCGATATGCTGACGAAGAAGGTGAGGAAGCTGACGGATACACTGGATGTGAGCGAGTGTTTCCCTCGCTGGTCTCCTGTTCCTATAGGGATGGGAGTGAGTCCTTCGGGCAAGCTGCTGACCCTTTGGGGAATGTTGAAGGTAGGGTTTCGAATTCCTAAGGAAAGGAGGTGAATGGGATGAGGGACATGGTGTGCTCTGTTGCGTAACGACGGCAGATGGAGGAACTTGACCGACTAATGACATATGCAAATATCCTCCTTAAGGCACATGCCTAGGTTGTTGAAGTTGCAATAGTCCTTTCCCACCTAATAAGGTGGGAAGTGCATATAGTTATAGGAGGTTAGGGAGTGCAATAAATAGGGATTAGAGCTGATCCTATAAGGCCTCGTGAATAACACGACATGGCAAAATAGCTAGGAAGATCCAGATACAGCCTCTGATCAAGAGCATTTTGGAGATAATATCATGAGTCAAAACGGGAAAACAAATGGGAGTAAGAAAGAGAAGATCAGGGCCAATAAGCGAAAAAGCGAAGGAGAATACATTTCGGATCGAGCCGTGTGTGAAGGAGCTGGGAGAGTGCCGATGTTGTGGTAAGGGGTTAAGTTGTCAAATCTGCCAGGCCATGTCATGCTTGAGCTAAGGCTTATTTATTGCACACCCTAATAATGAGATGTTTAAAAAGTATTTTCCCTCTATCGGTCCTCATCCTGTTGCCACCTTCTGAAAGGGCGAACTATAAGATCACTTTCACCACTGGATGGAACCGAGTGGAGGCAATCTGGAACCCAGTTGTATCACCGAGGGACATGAGAGGTCTGATCCGCCGTGGTTATGGAATGTTTACATCATGGATTTCTCCTATGGGAATGGATTGAGGAAGTTGGGTGAGGGGAGGGGTCCGTGCTGGTTACCTGTCTCCGGTATGGGGTTAAACCCTGTATCAAAAACGCTGACCCTTTGAGGGATGATCAAGGTGGTGAGGTGATAGGAATGAAAGAGATTAAAAGCATGAGAAACGATAGAGGATTTTCCCATGTGTGCTCTTGAGATGCTCTTCATCGGAATAGCTCTAGCTTTTTGCTTTTACGCAAGCTATACGGATCTGAAGGAGGGGAAGATAAAGAACTGGGCCAATTTCACACTGATATACGCTGGCCTGCTGAGCCAGCTGATCTTCCTCATCAAGGGTTCCATCTCCAAAGCCCAGATAGCTAGCAATATCTTCTCCGGAGCTTTCCTGATGATCCTCCTGCATTGGTTCGGCGCTCTGGCGGCGGGGGATGCCAAAATGCTTTGGGGCTGTCGATGTTATTG includes the following:
- a CDS encoding prepilin peptidase, whose protein sequence is MCALEMLFIGIALAFCFYASYTDLKEGKIKNWANFTLIYAGLLSQLIFLIKGSISKAQIASNIFSGAFLMILLHWFGALAAGDAKMLWGCRCYCRRRSSEHHTLSSECPFQHCW